One stretch of Euphorbia lathyris chromosome 7, ddEupLath1.1, whole genome shotgun sequence DNA includes these proteins:
- the LOC136201272 gene encoding mannose-P-dolichol utilization defect 1 protein homolog 2: MEFLGIDFSCAIGSLRHGELPEKDCLLPLISKILGYCIVAASTTVKLPQILKILKHKSVRGLSIVGFELEVVGYTIALAYCLHKGLPFSAFGELAFLLIQAIILVAIIYYFSQPMPVMSWIRPLLYCAVAPTVLAGQIDPVLFEALYASQHAIFLFARIPQIWANFSNKSTGELSFLTCFMNFAGSIVRVFTSMQEKAPTSVVMGSALGVVTNGTILSQIILYQKKEAKREKKDK, encoded by the exons ATGGAGTTTTTAGGGATTGATTTCAGCTGTGCAATTGGATCTCTCCGCCACGGTGAGCTCCCTGAAAAGGACTGTTTGCTTCCTCTCATCTCTAAAATACTTGGCTATTGCATCGTCGCCGCTTCCACCACTGTCAAACTCCCTCAG ataTTGAAAATTTTGAAGCATAAAAGTGTCAGAGGACTTAGTATTGTGGGTTTTGAGCTTGAAGTTGTAGGATATACCATAGCTCTGGCATATTGTCTCCACAAAGGTCTTCCATTTTCAGCTTTTGGGGAATTGGCGTTCCTTTTGATCCAAG CCATAATTCTAGTTGCTATTATCTACTACTTCTCACAACCTATGCCAGTGATGTCATGGATCAGGCCATTACT ATATTGCGCTGTAGCGCCAACTGTTTTAGCTGGTCAAATTGATCCTGTTTTATTTGAAGCTCTCTAT GCATCCCAGCATGCAATCTTCCTCTTCGCCCGGATTCCGCAGATATGGGCAAATTTCTCT AACAAAAGCACGGGGGAACTCAGCTTCTTGACATGTTTTATGAACTTTGCTGGTTCTATAG TTAGAGTTTTTACCAGTATGCAAGAAAAAGCACCAACAAGCG TTGTTATGGGATCTGCTCTTGGTGTGGTTACCAATGGTACAATTCTAAGTCAGATTATTTTATACCaaaaaaaagaagcaaaaaGGGAGAAAAAAGACAAGTGA